A segment of the Helicobacter sp. 'house sparrow 1' genome:
AATCTTTATGGCATCGATTAAATGGAAGCAATTTACAAGATTTGGATTCTATAATGATAAGCCCTTATCCAGATGATAGACAAAGAGATTTGGATATAGAAAAGGAATTTGAGATCATTAAAGATTGTATTGTCTCAATGCGCCGTGTGAAAACTTTGCTAGATTTGGGAGATAGAAGTATTGAAACTGCGATGATTAAGGTAAATGAACCAGTAGAATTTGCATTATTACAGCAGTTTGTTTCCAAGTGTGCAAAGGTTAAAGAAGTGGCAATAGTAGATTCTAAACCTCAAAATACAATCGTAGATTTAGGAAATTTCTGTGAAAGCTATTTGAGTTTAGAGAGTGTTGATTTGGGTGCAATTATTAAGCGTTTAAGGTCTCAAGAGGAAAAAATAAACAAAGAGATTAGCAAGTTGCAGGGAATGTTGCAAAATAAAAATTTTATAGCCAATGCACCTAAGGATCTCATTGCTACAAATCAAGAGAGTCTTAAAAATGCACAAGAAAAATTAGAAAAAATACAAGGGGAGTTAAGGGTATTTACCAATCAGGATTAGTTTTGCTTTTTTAAAAAACTTTAGTCTCAAAGATATTTTTAGAGAGGGACTATTATGATTTTTAACCAAAAAATAAAAGGTAATTTGCAAAATCTTCAGATCTTAAAGAGCAAGGATTTTCTCAGCGTTATTTTAGATATTCCTAGCAGTAATAAAGATGCTATTCTTGCAACTTGTATTAGGGATGGAATCCTTGATACAAAACAAGAATATAGCCTTAAAATACTAGAAACTTATAGCAAACAGACTCTGGTGCTAATTCAACAAAAAAAGCTAAAAAAGACTTCGATACCAGAGTGTCTTTTACCTCTTTGTCTTGAGAATAAATATCTTCAAAGCTCTATGTTTTGTTTTGGTGATATTTTGGTTGTTTTTTATCAAGGCAAGATTTTATCCCTACAAAAATACAATGATTTTTCTGATATCTTTTCTGTTCTTCTTATGTTAAAACAAGAAAAAAATATCGAAGTTGAAATGATTTTTTCTTTACAAAAATATGAAATGATCCAAGAAAGACAAAGGCTTCTTTTCGAAGAATTTGGAGAAAATTATTTAAATTTATGGTTATTAGAATCCTACAAACAAAATCCATCCTTGTTTTTTGAACCCAGTAAAAAGTTTTATCAGCATTCTTTGTTTTACTTAGGAATATTTTTTATTGGGTTAATTGTTTTACTTTTTATTTGTAGCAATATTCTTGAAAAAAAGACTCAAACAGAACAATTAGCTTCTAATAATAAAAATCTTGATTTAGCTTTTATTCCAAATCCTATTAAGCCCTATTTTTCTCGTTATGTATTGATTGAAAAAATTGCAAAAACCGCAGATTCTTTTGGTGTATTTTTTAAAAATATGGAGTTTGTATCTCAAGATAATATTTTTTCTTTAAGCTTTGAAGTATGTTTTTCATCTTCTAATATTTTTATTGATTGGGCACAAGAAACTAGCAAGATTATAAAAACTCAAAATCTGTTTTATACAGAGTTTGAAAAGAAAAATAACTTTTATTGCACATTGGCAACTTGGGTTAAAGAGTAGTCTTCAAGGTATCTAAACTATTTTTTATCCCTTGTTGGAATTGTTTAAAATAATAATATTAAAACCTAGGATTATATTTTTAGCTAACAATATAGGCGTGATTTATTTTTATACTTATGGGTATTTTGGAATAAGGCTCTATTTTTATGGTGAAACATAAAGTAAAAAATATAAGAATTTTGATAGCAATTTGTAAAATTAAGAAAAAGATTAGCTCTTGTAGATTACAATGGATTGGATATGTATGCAGAGGGGAATTTTTTGGATGGAAAATGAGGACAAGAAGCCAACAGTTAGATGGATCAAGAATTAGTATGGATTAAAGAGCAATAATGAAAGTTTTGTTTGCTCTAAAAGATTTTTGGGACAATAAAGGTTTATTTGAAAAATTTTTTTGGGTTTTATTTTTTACTTTTATAATTCTATTTTTATTTTATATCTTTAACTTTGAAAATCTTGAGAAATATTATTTTTCTATCCGACAAAATCCACAATCAAACTTGGCAGATTCTATGATGATTAGTGATAAACAGAAGTTGTTTTATTCTCCCTTAGAGATGGTGCAACAAATTCTAAAGCAATCTAAGATACTTAATATTTATAATTTTAATATTTTTGACAATGAGATTACTATTGCTGGACAGGGTGATTTTGATAGTGTAATGGAATTGTTTCATTTTATTGAAAGTTATGCTCAAAATTTTATTTTAGATTTTTATTTTTATAGTGCCAGTCCATTTGATTTTAAAATTGTGTTTGTTAGCAAGGGGAAATAATGCAAAAGTTTCTAGCTTTAATTTTGCTATTTTGTTTTTTGTTGGGTTATGAAAAAAGAGAAATAGAGCAAGCAGAGATTCCTAATGTCTTCTCTCATTCAGAAGAACTTGTATTAGAGGCGATTTTAAATTCTAGGGCAAAGATTAATGGTAATTGGTATCAAGCGGGTGATAAGGTTTTGGGATTTGAAATAAAAGAAATCAGAATCAAAGAAGTTGCCCTCAAAGACCTAAGAAAAAATATTTTTCTTTTGAGATTTGGAAAATAAAAATGAAAAAAATATTGTGCTTAGTTTTTATTTTAAGTTTTCTATCAAGCTCCCCTATTTGTAAGGATAAAAAATTCAGTGTTGCTATTAGTAAAGAAGAAAGTTTTAAAACAATACTAGAGCAAATTGCACAAGAATGCTTTCTTAGCATTATCTTTAAGGATAAAATTTCTGCGCAGATTCTAGATAATAAGGGGATGATATTAAATTTTTATCAAGCAAGTTTAGAAGAGATTTTAAAAACAGCCCTTGAGGCCTTTGATTTATACTATACCTTAAAAGACAATGTTGTTAGCATCTCTTATTTAGAAACAAAAACCTTTTTTATTCATTATATTTCAACCTCACGTGTTGCATCAAGTAATACTAATATTATTTTTTCACAAGATGTAGCACAAAATAATTTTTCAACCAATTTACCTATGTCTGGAGGGGATAACCATCAAAGAGTGATTGATATTGCAAACCAACAAGATGATTTTATAAGTAAAAGTGGGAGCAAGATTTATTCTTTAGATGCTATAGATTTTTGGGGGGAGATTGAAAAAGAATTAAAGCAGATTATTTTTAGAGAAAATGATCGATATTTACCTCAAGATACCTTTAATCCTATTGTAATAAATAAGGCTTCAGGATTTGTCACAATTACTGCTTCTCCTTCTCAAATTAAAAGGGCTCAAGAATATATTAGATCTCTTAATAAAAAACTAAGCACACAGGTGCTAATTGATGTTAATATCTTAACAGTCTCACATCGCAATAGTAAAACTACGGGTATTGATTGGTCTTCAATTTATAATCTTGGCATTGGCGGAATAGAAAATAATCCCTTAATGTCTTTTAATAATAATGCATTGGATTATGGCATTAATATCTTTTCGCAAGATTTGACCATAGGAAAAATCATAGAGTTTTTAAACAGTTATGGAGATGTTAGCTCTGTGAGTAATCCAAAAATACTAACTCTAAATAATCAACCAGCTTTGATTTCTGTGGGTAATGTGATTAGATATACTCAAAATCTTGTTTATCAAACCAGTAATAATACAACAACTCTACAAAATACAAAGCAACAGTATCCTAGCGTTTTTTCAGGTGTATTATTGGATATTACTCCATCAATTGAAGGAGATTATATTATTTTAAAAATTAATCCTTCTATCACAGCAACAAAGGATTCTAAGATAGAAAATGAAGCAGACGCACTTTTGGCTCCTCCAAATCTATCTACAAATCAACTTTCTTCTATTGTAAGATTAAAAAATGATCAAAAAGTTGTGCTTGGAGGTTTGATTTCAAAATTGCAGATGAAACAACAAAAAAGAGTTCCTATTTTAGGGTATATTCCCGTTGTTAAATACTTATTTTCACATACAAGAGATTTGGATCAATCTCAAGAGATGGTGATTGTAATCACTCCAAAGATTGTTAATTTTGAGGAGCAACCATGAAAAAGTTTTTTTCTAATGAAATTAATTTACTTCTCATTTTATTGGGATCATTGATACTCTTTTTTATTCTTTGTGTAGTTTTGCTTCAAGCCCAACCGCATCAAAAATTAAGTAAAAGAACTTTAGATTCTAAAACCATTGCAAGAACAAAATTAGAAACGAAAAAGCAAGAACATTATGTAATTAAAAATGGCAAACTCCCCCCACCAAAAGATTACACAGATAGTAAAATTGCAGGATCTCTAACTTATGCTCATTCAATGCAAATTGCCAAAGATTTGTATCGACAAAAAAACTTTCAACAATCTTTAGTTTGGTCCTATAGGGCGCAAGAAATTGCACCCTTTGATAAGGAAGCTTGGATTTTATATGCAAAAAATTTAAGAGAGCTTGGTTATAAAAGAGAATCTCTTAATATTTTGCAATATTATAGGGTGCATTTCAATGAAAAACCTTAGAATTTATAGGGATAATATCAAGATTTTAGGTGCAAAAATTTGTAAAGATCTTGGGATTTTGCTTGTAATAGATGAAAGTAATCAAGTCTGCTTAGGTGTTGTTGATAAAAAAACAAAGAATAAAGATGAGCTAGATAGCATATATAGCATTTCAATTGCAAAAAATTTTCCCTTAGTAGATTTGGATAAAGGTTTTTTTTATTATCACCTAAAATTTATAGACTTTCAAGAAAGGCAAAAAGAAATTCAAGATAATATCGAGAAACTTTTTAATTTTATCTTGAAAGAAGCAATTAGGGTTGAAGCAAGTGATATTCACCTAGAAAATTTTGATCAAAATGCGTGGTTGAGGTTTCGTATTGATGGGGAATTACAGGAAGTTTGCGAGATTGAAAAAGAAATTTT
Coding sequences within it:
- the mshL gene encoding pilus (MSHA type) biogenesis protein MshL — protein: MKKILCLVFILSFLSSSPICKDKKFSVAISKEESFKTILEQIAQECFLSIIFKDKISAQILDNKGMILNFYQASLEEILKTALEAFDLYYTLKDNVVSISYLETKTFFIHYISTSRVASSNTNIIFSQDVAQNNFSTNLPMSGGDNHQRVIDIANQQDDFISKSGSKIYSLDAIDFWGEIEKELKQIIFRENDRYLPQDTFNPIVINKASGFVTITASPSQIKRAQEYIRSLNKKLSTQVLIDVNILTVSHRNSKTTGIDWSSIYNLGIGGIENNPLMSFNNNALDYGINIFSQDLTIGKIIEFLNSYGDVSSVSNPKILTLNNQPALISVGNVIRYTQNLVYQTSNNTTTLQNTKQQYPSVFSGVLLDITPSIEGDYIILKINPSITATKDSKIENEADALLAPPNLSTNQLSSIVRLKNDQKVVLGGLISKLQMKQQKRVPILGYIPVVKYLFSHTRDLDQSQEMVIVITPKIVNFEEQP